The sequence acattatcatatagtctataagatgcatagtatgtgatttatgttatttagtcacagaagatataagtagGGGTGTTAATGTTCGACCCAACCCGcgaacacgacacgaacccgacacggattttttcgggttagggttgagccTTAATGGAtttgggtcataaacgggtCGACCCGAAAGCGACACGATAAAAAACAGGTCATAAGCGAGTCAACCCGTGTAACCCGCAATAAACACGTTTGACACGCCAATTTATTTGGGTCAAACCTGAAATGACCCGCTTAACACAACCCGTTTAActcatataacaaataaatatttattttattttagatttgtcaaataccttttatatccaacatatattttaaatttaaaaataaaagtgagtaattacaaaaatttacaagggatataattgaaaattgaaactttacaaaccctaaatctctaaaccctacaaaccctaaacctctaaaccttcttataaatatctaatttttttattttatttcagcCGTACTTTTTTTCACACGCCAATTCTCATACTCAAGTGTAAACTAAACTCTCCAGCcggttatctctctctctctaattttttttttttttctgcataatgCTTTTCAGCTTTTGTACAAtaaactttgaagtttgaacccatgtgccttgtgtttttcttgattGCATGATATGGCCCACttgttttagtttctttgaATGATAATAAGACAACTTGACATTATGCTTGTTGGCCATCTCATAAACATGTGTTAATTCCCTTGGATTcgtatattattttttgaagtgtCTTTCATATGTTGCAAATTATAGAATTAAAAAGTGTTTGTGATGGAAATAAGAATAAAACATCAAGAACCGTGTTTATATTTGTATTGTAATGTGTTGTTTATTTGCATTTTGTAAACTGTGTAGGTATAGATGGAGGAAACCAATAATAGCAATAACGTGGAAAATACAAATGATGTGGAAATTATAACTGAGGAAGAAGTTGATGACTTGGAAGATGTAACAGTTCTAATGGAgggtcaaaaaaagaaaaggcgtAGGAAAACTTCACTAGTTTGGCCACACTTTGAAATGATTTCTCCTGGACCAGACAAGAAGCCAAGATGCAAATGTAAGAGATGTGGACTTGTTTACTTGGTTCCAGGTAATTACGGAACTGGAAACTTAAAGCGTTATTTGGAAACATGTGTGAGAAGAGATACACGAGATGTGGGTCAATTACTTTTGAGTAAAAATGGTGGGGTTGTATCTAAATTTGAACCTGATAAATTTAGGGAGTTGCTAGTTGCTGCTATTGTTATGCATGAATTACCATTTCGTTTTGTTGAGTATACTGCCATAAGAGCTATATTTGCTTATTTATGCCCTGAAGCTACCATTATTACTAGAAATACTGCTAGGGCTGATTTGATTAAGATGCATAGAAGGGAGAAAGAAAAGCTTAAATTCATGTTAAAAGATGCTCCAAGTAGAATTAGTTTAACATCTGATTTGTGGACTTCTGTAATCACTGATGGATATATGTGCATTATTGCACATTTTATTGATAGAAACTGGGTTCTACAAAAAAGGGTATTGAATTTTTGCTTTATGCCTCCACCACACAATGGAGTTTCTTTGTCTGAGAAAATGTATAATTTGCTTTGTGAGTGGGAAATTGAGAACAAGGTGTTCTCTGTGACATTAGATAATGCCTCCTCTAATGATGTTTCTGTTGACATCTTGAGATCTCAGTTGAGTATTAGGAAAGCACTTGTTTGTAATGGTGAATTTTTTCATCTTCGTTGTTGTGCTCATATTCTTAATTTAATAGTACAAGATGGCTTAGGAGATTAATATTGCTATCCAAAAAATTCGAGAAAGTGTTAAATATGTGAAAGGTTCACAAGTGAGGAAGCAAAAATTTTTAGAGTCGGTAAATCAAATGTCTTTAGATGGTAAGAGAGGCTTAAGACAAGATGTTCCCACTAGGTGGAATTCTACCTTTCTTATGATTGAGAATGCTCTTTACTACAAGCGTGCTTTTTGCCACTTAGAATTGACGGACTCTAATTATAAGAATTGTCCCACTGTTGATGAGTGGAGTAAGGTAGAAAAGATTGACAAATTCTTGGCTGTTTTTTATGATGCTACTTGTGCATTTTCTGAAACCAAATATCCTGCTGCCAATTTGTACTTTCCATCAATGTTCATGATTTATCTAACCTTGAGGCAACATATGGAGAATGAAGATGAGTACATGAGAAGAATGGCAGTCCAAATGCTTGCCAAGTTTGAGAAGTATTGGTTGGACTTCAATGCACTACTAGCTATAGCAGTTACTTTGGACCCTCGTTATAAGCTTCAATTTGTGGATTTTTGCTATAAGAAGCTTTATGGATATAGTGGTTCCCCTGCATATTTGAATGTGCATGagaaattattttctctttacTTGGAATATGCAAGTAATGCTCCTACAACATTAGCAGCTACTAGAAAACGTGGTGGAAAGGTTGTTCATGTGAGTCCAATTCAATCTTTTAGCAAAGAGACTAGAGCAGTTATGCaggtaaaaattattttaatttaatatgttattttatattgctattttttattttaatttaataagttATTTGCTCTTTTGTAAGAGTGATATTTATTGACATTGTTGTTTATTTAGGAATTTGATTCATTTGAAATCGATGAAGAGTCTGCCCATTCACAAAAAAGTCTATTAGAACTCTATTTGGATGAGTCAAGAGTGGATAGGCGTGCAAACTTAGATATTCTCTCATTTTGGAAAGCAAATCAGTTCCGATTCCCTGAATTAGCTTCCATGGCTCGTGATGTTTTGAGTGTTCCTATTTCTACTATTGCCTCAGAGTCTACTTTTAGTGTTGGTGGGAGAGTGATTGATCAATTTAGGAGTTCATTGAGGCCAGACACTGTTGAGGCATTGGTTTGCACTAGAGATTGGCTGTATGGAGAGAAAGGTAATCttatttgtttaattagttattattactctcacattattattatttagttctTGTAAAACTGTTGATGCATGATCATATTTTGTAACtactaatactttttttttttcttttgcatagAACTTGCACAAATGAAATTGGATGAGCTTGTGGAAGATGTTATGAATTTGGATATCAACAAAGAATCTATGGATGATAATCATGGTCATAGTCAAGATCAGTCTACTGTTTGctcaaattttttcaatattgatacttagcatttggcgagttccaaggatattatatttttgttgaactatgttattttatttttgttaaactatgttattttgttaaactatgttattttgattttgagctGAAGTGTTGcacttcttttggagtgtaaagaacttatttctagatgaatattatatttttgttgaactatattattttgaatgtgggttaaagacttgaagtgtatgcattGCTTTTTGggatgtgaaaaaaattatttagagatggatgttatatttaatattatgcaggttgaaatgggttgtgttataTTCGTGTCAACCTAACATGACTCGTTTATTAAACATgttaaatgggttgggtcaggtcaacccgccttattaacaggtcgggttagggttgaaggatcctgacacgattattaaatgggtcgggttagggttgagtcATTTAGCAGAATACCCCTacctcgacacgacacgaacccgacacgctaacccgaattgacacccctagatataagtcacaagttctttataaactcagaattttaattcgtagtcggtgatgaaattgggtgtttcatctgcgaaaactataacatatcaactaagatgatttgtcttgatcatgataATGGAGATTTTTAATTGATAtgatgatatattttaagagttaagatatattgaaatagaccgctatgagatttattattctcctaacgactgtcaattgaataataaatctcatgacttctatttacatgaactcttaatcctgagaggataatggacctaatcataaagtgtaggttactttgatatatcaagagtgagatctaaagtaatggtcaaaatctcagtatgttgggcagccacattcaatgttgatagaacatatattctcgagatggaattcatagtctcttaacggatatataaaatattcccttgagataagtttaatagatcagttattcagagagttaagTCTAACCACTTTGGTGAGAAGTTactaaactatatatttatgaaattggatttcataaatataaattgaataattctaaatgattaaaccaagttctcaaggataagatatagtaatttacaaaatggcagtctacattcatgactttgtattactacgaatattttatgaagggattgcacgtataataaagtcttgggatataatttataaataaggcctagagtgcaactatatttaatggtaactttggacttgtcaaaagttgatagaaaagctcaaggcccattggagctagtgtcttattagtcccttttggtcccactccaagccacatactaaagcccaattggaaaggcccaaaaagctagcccaattagataatcagttataaggagaaaaacatacagaattttaatgtatgaaaaaagagaaacactattgtgaaatggtgtgtatgtgagagtaagacactctatcattctccctttgaaactgattgaaagaccacacatcttgggcgttagtggaattggagtgaagattgaaagtgttcccaagtgcttctgatcttcggttttgaaattcaccactcctaggtacactctcttgttctatattctgaaacttacatggTACATGTTAACACTTAcgaataaagtagatccgtttattttccgctgcgtacatACATATTTCCATCATCACGTTCATgtcctaacattcatctaaacATCATGCTTTATGTAAACCAAGGGTAGCAAGCATAGACATGGCAATAACATCAACAAAAAAGCCAATCAACAACATAACATTAATCAAGCATATTCAATCATTTAAGCATAGAATCATGGCATTCATTATTCGAAGGAACCAATCATCACATCAAGAGATGCATGTTCATATTCATATGCATGACTCACCTCTACTTACCTCACTACATCATAGCCCCTATGCATTAATGCATGTCTGTATAACCTATGCATGTTCATGTTTTTAATCAAAGCGCATAAACCTTTATTATCAAGCTAACAATTAAAGcatataaaatatgttattCTACTGACCCTAGACTTAGGCATGTGAAATCTAAGCTAAACAGGCTCTATGTAGGTGATTGAAACAAGacaaaatagtaaattaatgaaaacCCTAAGATATAGGTTTCTGAACATGAGCAGGTGTACGCATACATGAAGTATGCATAAGCATGCCTTGAGTATGCGTATACATGCATGAAGCATGCCCAAGCATACCTACTCAAAAAGACAGTTCTAAAGCACCAACAAAACTGCAGTTAAAAATGACCTATCATGTTTCTAATATGAAAGCTATAAAGCCCTAAACTAGTGCAGAGATATCAAAGcaagaaataaagtaataaGCAAGCAAATAAACAGACCAAAATGAGAGAGACAATGTTAGACCCTTACCTCAAACACAAGAACTCCTTCAGTTTTAATTTGACCGTTCCCCTCAGTCAATTTAATCAAGACTAAACCAGAAGGTTAGTAAGCTTAAAACTTTAAGCTCAAGACCAGAAGAAGTCCCAACCAAATAAACTTTAACATGAGGaagttttagaataaaaactCCTTTGATTCTTACTAGTGAATTCGGTGTCCTTTTGAAAAAGAGCCTTTGGGGCCTTTTATAGTGATCATAAACGGGTGCAGGGCGGCTCCCAACTGATGTGAGATTAGCTCTACACCAATATGGGTATGTCTCTTAAGGATGGTTGATAGCTTTGAACTTCCATCTCTTTTTGATGAAGCACCCATAGGTCTTGAAAGAGATTAAGACTTATTTAAGAGggataatcataaaaataaaaaataaaaaccccttttaatgaaattttactattaatatcatttaaattttagtaCTTTATTGTTATTGTCATTTAAATTCCAacaattaattttctttgttatttattttccaacACTTTATGTTACTCGTCTTTAAGTTTATAGCACTCTTACTATTTACTATTGTTTCTCTTCACTTTTCTCATCAATAAATATGCTATAGATTAATATGCTTGGGTAAATTCTTTACATGCTTTCTAAGGAAATGGTTTTCAAAAAGttctttttcctttactttccaaaagttgttttctttttctaaaatgaaGCCTTTTCtgaaatttccaaaaaaaaaaattcatttaaacctTTCATTCAAAAAAATGCTTTTTCCTCAAAAATGCCTTCTCCAAAAATGCtgaaaaactttcttttttccatttcctTTAAACCCGAAAAATCAAgccttttgaaaaaaaaaatcttaaaatgttTTCGTATACTACATTGGaacttctttcaaaaaaaaataataataataatcttttgagtgggaaaattttcaaaaggtaATACtccttttcataaaaaataatgggaTTTTTCTTAGAACCCaaactttttctttcaaaaatgaAAACCCATGAACTTTGTTTCTTAATATCTTTTCAAAtcttccacaaaaaaaaaaaaaaaaaaaagactttttacACAAACTTCCTCTCTCCATAAAAATCGTGGGATTTTTCAAAGTTAAATCTTCTTTTTCTGGAAATAAACCCATGAATCTTTGTTTTCTTAAGACTaaaatatcttttcttttctttttttctaaaatgatttttttgaaacttcaagTCTTCCTCCCAAATTTTCTGCTTCCTCtaaaaaaatggtattttcaaaaaatcttttttctaaTAGATGAAAACTTATTTCCCTCTTTGCAAACTTCGCTTGTTCAAAAGAGatcttttccttaaaaaaatgttgaaaataatttttgaaaatcctcttaaaacaataaattttttcttcaaagatATGTGTTTTCTATCAAACTTTTCttccaaaaatgaaaatagagtTAACTTTGTAAAAATTGTTCATGCGTTGTAATTTAAAACTTTTCCTTAGAATATCATTGTTGAGAATTTGTGCCTATGGTTCAATCTCCATTGAAATCATAGGCACCCATCAACCTTACATagcccctttcttttctttggcactaacatatttttattgtcatcttttttttgcatggtaaaaatgagaaaaatgtggatgatatttaataaatattttactcaCATGCTATTGTATACTATTCCTCTATTTTGCATGCCTCCTCACAtgatatttatgtatatatcCCACATGCTTTGATGGTAAATATTCTTTGACTTTAATATTCACATGGTAcattataagtaaataaatactcACATGTgtggtttataaaaaaaaatactcacatgtgtgtgtgtgtgtgtgtgttgattGGTCAcaacctttttcaaaaatcaaaatttcaagtatCTCATTTCTATCTTTACCAAAAGATAatgtttgaaataaattaaaatgaggtACTATCCTTTGGATAGGCTTtatggggtgcctaacaccttcaaCACACATCACTGAACTTTCGAGCATGTCACTGAACTTTCGAGTCCAAGATTTTTGGTTCGAGACTTTTCGTTTACATTAATTAATAAATCCTTAATATTGGTTTAGTTAATtagataaattaaaatgaattagacCCATAAGTAACCAATCACACCTACTAATACAAAATCAATAGTTGATGGCGacccctaaaataaaatttaaaaaaagagatgTATTCTTACTTTCTAGAAGTAGACGTGTTCTATTTCTTGTAGCTTCCAAACCAATATCGTACTCTTTACATTCTAGAGcctaaaattaattgaaatttttagtatcttttttttccttgaaatttaaattaggCATATAGTGGTGTACTGGTGTAAGGCAATGTGAGAGCCCAGTCGCTTTTGAACACTGTTcgaatggctaggtaataataTAAGAAAGAATAAATTGCTTTACTCCAAAATCTAATCGTgttattcaaaacaaaaacaaaaaaaggtcTAATCATGCAATGCCATTTGCAAAAACCCGGGGGGTCCATATGTTAAAATAATTACGACAACAAATAAGAAAGATAAGATACTTTTCAAGTGTAGTACAATGCATGTGATTCAGTTTGTGGAGGGAGATCACCCACTTTTTTTAGCTTATTAATTTTCGTCCTTTCATTTAGTAACACCCACCTTTTTATTAACTATAAATATATGTATCACTCATGGTGGACAATGCATGTGAGATCAGTTCGTAGCTAGTGGCAAGTCAATTAGAGTGACAAAAATACTAATTTACTGAAATGGAAGCTTATAATAGGATCTATCCTCTGGCATTCTTTGTCCTCCTGATTTTCACTTTTAGTGCATATAGTTGTGCTTCTACTATCCTTGCTGAGAGCAACACCAGTTCCTCGTGCAATGGCAGCCTTGGAGAATGCGTGATTGAGGATGACTTGGAGTTCCTTGTGGATCCTTACCTAAGAAGTCGCATGCTCCAAGGCAATGGTCGTACTAGTGGCACCGGCAATCCTAACAACGCAGCCATTCCTTGTGGGAGAAATAGAGATCCAAAACTATATAGAGAGTGCTTCAAGGGGTGTGTTAAACCCGATGACCTTTACCGCGGCTGCCCGTAGTAATCTTACCGGGACGGCCACTGAAACGTGGCCGTATTTTTCATTTCAGCTGTTCACTTATATATCCCAttcctgtatttttttttttctcccgtatttctttttttcgttATGCAAAATATATGCTTTATATAGAGTACCTCCTATAGGGATTGTGAATCAATGTACCTCGTGTTATATATTAACTATAATATATTCCATGTTAAATATATTTAGATAGATGCATAAGAGAAAAGCATAAAATAAGAATACAAGATCTTGTGGTAGGTTTAACGCTCACTAGAAATAATAATATCatgcaaatataattttattataatccaaAATATGTAAAGAAGGTGAGGTGgaaaactatttgaaaaattattctAACAAAGTTCCACATTGCAGAGCTGCATGGTCTCTCACATGATATTTTTGctttcttatataaattttttcaaaataaaataaccataGAAAATACTTCTATAATTAGTGCACacctataatttttaaaaatactttcataattttttaaaataatttttatggtttttgcATTCTTATTGATTCTATTCAAACGTTCACAAATGTGTCAATAAAGTAAAACTCCCTTTCAGGACTTGCTGTTAAGCCAGGAAAAGAGTGAGATTTTCAATACAGGGGTTCCTCAAAATATTCAAAGACTAGATCCTAGTATTGCAAGCCTCTATTGGAAAGATTTCAACACATCAATCATTTCCCCGATAGATGGCAGCTACTCCCTCACTTATGGACCATATTTAAGTTTACTAAACAAGCATTTTGGTTCTGCCAAAGAAGTTAATCAATATGATGGAACAAAATTCTCATAGCTTCTTACAAAATGCAAGTGATAATCGTTGGAGCTAAAATATCTTGGAAATCTGTGTGCctaaatgtgaaggaaagttaAATCTAAAAAGAGTATAGTATTTGAACAAGCCAGCCATTAAGAAACATATTTGGAACATATTTATCCAAGCCAGTTCCATATCAGTGGCATGGATTAAAAGTGATTTTGTTGAAAGGGAGAAGTCTTCAGGTTGTGATATTTTTCCAAGGCGACATTGGGTTTGGTGAAAGCTGctcaaattgagagaaaatgatGGAACCTTACTAAAATTTGAAACGGGGGATGGAAGCAGCATCTGTTTATGGGTTAGATTGGTGGTACCTAGATGGCCGGTGTTTCATAATGCTGCCAACAACATTAAAGCATAGGTACCAAGTGTTCTTAAGGAGAAAACAAAGGTGAGGATGCTAGAAAGATATGAGGATCTAGTTACTAAATGAAATAAGCTACCTATGGTAACAATTGGCAGCAGGGATAGAACTGTTTTGATTCTCTCTAAATCAAGTCGATTTCCAAGTacagagacaaaaaaaaaatgccataaGGTTCTAATTGCCTGAAGTGAATTGGTGTAGGCTTATGGTTTTCTGTAGAAATTTCCAAGACATCCCTTATTCTTTCCCTGGCTGTGAGGAATAGGCTTATTAGAAGTGATATTTTAGCTTGGTGGGGGTATCAAGGTGAACTAAGGTGTGTTTCTATAGAAATAATACGCACTTGCTGGATATATATGGAGAGAAGCTATGAGATGTTTGTTAATTAATAGTCCTGAAGCTGAGTGGTGTAGATTGGTGGATTGGGTCTAGCTAGCTAACCTGAAAGCTTGAATgctatattttcaaaattgtatTGAGTTTAGAAGACTACCATATATGGTCCCAGAGAACTGAGAAGTGCAAGAATTCAAGGAAATCGACTTGAAATCAAATTCTGGGATAGAGTCAACTACAAAAAAATCATAGCTGTGAGGCTTTATGTAGAGTGAGCTTGACAGGAAGGCCAGAGTAATCAATAGTTTTATCTTTGGGGGAACTTGGCTAAATGTACAGTTCTGAATGTGTGCTGTAAAGTTGCATTGGTTAGTATGGTGTTCGTAATGTCTAGTATGGACGAGTAAGAGTTTAAGGTTTCCAATTCTATAGGTGTTTGTTCCATGACTTATATGGTTTAGTCTTACGACCTATGTCCATGGAAAAAACTCTTTAagctacatctttattatataagagtgtagtacaaaacttgtattacaaaaaattctaacatggatatatatatatagtagactaaaccctaaagtAACAGACTTCTAGTACAATTTAGAGACTtgacttgcacacaaagtaaAATTAGACTTGGTCCTATGATAATGAGCTAATATATTTCTAACACcctctctcaaactcaagatagAAGTTTGATGAAACATTGAGATTGAATAAGATtgagaagatcccttgaatgaagtttggttCTGTGACAATGGTTTGTGAAAGGCAATAGTCTTGCAGTGTTAATGGGACTTCTAATTGTGACATGACTATATCAGAGAGTTTTGACTGTAACAATGGGAAGCCAAAGAAGATAAAGATTACTCTTAAACATACtgtaaggaaagaaaataacGGTCAAAGGAAGGaaactctgataccatgttaaatattagctatgatatattttatgttgaatAAGCTTGAATAGATGCGgaagaaagaaacataaaataagaaCGCAAGAACACAAGGATTACAtagttcagccttacagcttACGTCCACAGAAGAAATTCTTAAAGActacatttttataaaataagagTATACTACAAAACCTGTGTTACAATTAATtctaacatgagtatatataataCATTAAACCCTAGATTAAATAGACTTTTAGTACAAATAAGAGACTTAGTttacacaaagtagaattagactTAGACCTGTGCTAATAGACTAATATATCTCTGACACTTCGGCACGTGTGTGAATAAATGTATCTTTTGTTGGAAAACATTTCCAGTTCGCAATAGGGCCATTTACTTAGGGGGGGCAGATGATAATCTCGCATACATAATTTCTATATCCTTATTTTTATGTTCACTTCCAGTAGACAATGCATGTGAATGAGTTGTGGAGGGAGATCAGTTTGTGGTGGCAAGTTAAATAGAGGGACAATATTAATATATTGAAATGGAAGCTTATAATAGGATATATCCTATGGCATTCTTTGTCCTCCTGATTTTCACTTGTGCATATTGTTGTGCTTCTGCTATCCTGGTTGCAGAGCGACACCAGTTCCTCGTGCAATGGCAGCCTTGATGAGTGCGTTATTGAGGATGACATGGGGTTCCTTGTGGATCCCTACCTAAGAAGCCGCATGCTCCAAAGCAGTGGTCGTACTGGTCCTACAAATTAATGATCCTAAAAACCATCTCTTTCCTTGACGGGAGAAGTAGAGACCCAGAACAATATAATGACTGCATCAATGGTGCGTAAAACCCAATGGTTATAATCGCCGCTGCTGATAGCTAGCCACGGTAGTAATCtcaccccccctccccccccctgAATCGTGGCAGTGGCAGTGTATTTCTTTTCAGCTGTTCTGTTTTTCACTTATATCCCCATTCCCATTCCTCTAGTACTTTTTCCCTAATTTCTTTTCTCCGTTCTGCAGAAGATATGTTATATTACTCCTATAAGGATTCTGAGAATCCATATATGTATATGCATGTGTGAGTCAATGTATATTTCGTTGGAAAACACTTCCAGTTTGCCTAGTAGATTCTCATGTAGTCATGTGAACAACCATTGTTATTCAATTTGTttaacattatttaaatttttctatgtttcatatataattttttaaattattttttacttaaatatgTAACGAGTCATTTACAACTTAAAATAAGTATATTAATTGTGATAAAATTGTTGCTACCTTATTTCGCCCTCAAGCTAATTACCACTTGTGGAGGGCTCTCAAGCTAATTTCAACTTGTAcgcaaaaccca comes from Castanea sativa cultivar Marrone di Chiusa Pesio chromosome 3, ASM4071231v1 and encodes:
- the LOC142628982 gene encoding zinc finger BED domain-containing protein RICESLEEPER 2-like; amino-acid sequence: MSLDGKRGLRQDVPTRWNSTFLMIENALYYKRAFCHLELTDSNYKNCPTVDEWSKVEKIDKFLAVFYDATCAFSETKYPAANLYFPSMFMIYLTLRQHMENEDEYMRRMAVQMLAKFEKYWLDFNALLAIAVTLDPRYKLQFVDFCYKKLYGYSGSPAYLNVHEKLFSLYLEYASNAPTTLAATRKRGGKVVHVSPIQSFSKETRAVMQEFDSFEIDEESAHSQKSLLELYLDESRVDRRANLDILSFWKANQFRFPELASMARDVLSVPISTIASESTFSVGGRVIDQFRSSLRPDTVEALVCTRDWLYGEKELAQMKLDELVEDVMNLDINKESMDDNHGHSQDQSTVCSNFFNIDT